In Methylotenera mobilis JLW8, the following are encoded in one genomic region:
- a CDS encoding efflux RND transporter periplasmic adaptor subunit, with protein MKHGFNSLLTVLLVGAAIVLPTPLLAGPKPAPHAKAENEVILKENSAQDANLKIEPVVEVLASTTEPLNGKISFDENYTSRISSPVLGRAIKVQVQLGDRVKAGQALLTIDSPDLGSAVADYRKATADLDLKRKALERSKLLLDGGVIAHKEYEAVQADMAQSQAEATRTKSRLHNLGIDHASSNESFILKAPMAGMVVDRQVNLGNEVRPDAPNPLFIITNPDHLWAIIDLPERDLSKVSLGQALSIKVDAYPDEEFQGKVQSMGTMLDPVSRRVQVRCSVESKGKLRPEMYAKVTPLNMTQQKVIRIPNSALITEGLYSFVFVETSHGHIQKRRVTLDLQGRDYATIKEGLKAGERVVTKGAILINSELAADK; from the coding sequence ATGAAGCACGGATTCAACTCTTTACTCACAGTTCTCTTGGTTGGAGCCGCTATCGTGCTACCGACCCCACTCTTGGCCGGCCCCAAGCCCGCGCCACATGCCAAAGCCGAAAACGAAGTAATTTTAAAAGAAAACTCTGCGCAAGATGCTAATTTAAAAATTGAGCCAGTGGTTGAAGTACTGGCCTCCACCACTGAGCCATTGAATGGCAAAATCAGTTTTGATGAAAACTATACTTCACGCATCAGTTCCCCAGTCTTAGGGCGTGCCATCAAAGTTCAGGTGCAATTAGGTGATAGGGTAAAGGCTGGCCAGGCCCTGTTGACGATTGATTCGCCAGACCTAGGCTCTGCTGTGGCTGATTACCGCAAGGCAACGGCTGATTTAGACCTTAAAAGAAAAGCGCTAGAGCGCAGTAAGCTGCTGTTAGATGGTGGCGTGATTGCGCACAAAGAGTATGAGGCAGTACAAGCTGATATGGCGCAATCTCAAGCTGAGGCTACGCGTACCAAATCACGCTTACACAACTTGGGCATTGACCACGCTAGCAGCAATGAAAGTTTTATACTGAAAGCACCGATGGCAGGCATGGTGGTAGACCGTCAGGTCAACCTCGGTAATGAAGTGCGCCCCGATGCACCTAACCCGCTCTTTATTATTACCAACCCAGATCATCTTTGGGCAATTATTGACTTGCCAGAGCGCGATCTTAGCAAAGTCAGCCTAGGCCAAGCCTTGAGTATCAAGGTGGATGCTTATCCTGATGAGGAGTTTCAAGGCAAAGTACAGTCTATGGGTACCATGCTGGATCCGGTGAGCCGTCGCGTGCAAGTGCGTTGCTCGGTAGAGAGCAAAGGCAAATTACGCCCAGAAATGTACGCCAAAGTTACCCCGCTTAATATGACGCAGCAAAAAGTCATTCGCATCCCTAATAGTGCGCTGATTACAGAAGGCCTGTATAGCTTTGTATTCGTTGAAACCAGTCATGGCCATATTCAAAAACGCCGTGTCACGTTAGATTTACAAGGGCGTGATTACGCCACGATTAAAGAAGGCCTCAAAGCTGGTGAGCGCGTGGTCACTAAAGGCGCTATTTTGATTAACTCAGAGCTGGCCGCGGATAAATAA
- a CDS encoding efflux RND transporter permease subunit: MLEKLITFSLQQRTFVLIATFILIVAGIVSVQNLPIEAFPDVEDVHVGIVTQVPGLAPEEVERVVTLPIEHGMSGVPNLSQMRSVSITGLSVVTLTFSEKTDDYFARQQVLEKLQAVSLPPGYQPTLAPLTTAVGEIYRFLVEAPKDMPQREVRAIQDWQIIPVLRTVPGVADITSFGGAVKEYQIKLDPYLLKKYNLSIDQVNQALNNGSSNVGGGLMHRGDESLVVRSLGLYRSLDDIAETVIVSSAGKPVLVKDVGEVVIGNRFRSGIVAFNNQDDVIEGIVLMNKGQNPAKVIEALKAKVDEVNAKLPEGVKIRPFYDRTSLIHHTVHTVTENMIVGAILVVAILIIFLRNWRAALIVAAIIPLSLLFAFIVMDIRGVSANLISLGAVDFGIIIDSAVVLVEALMVKLSLAKVDEFPHHGTHSWRVTTLKNTAIEMGRPILFSKVIIILAFLPIFTFQRVEGKIFSPMAFTLSFALLGSILLTLTLVPALMSYLMKRTDMAEKHSSWMHNAQEWYRGTLLKVVKVRIPVIVASVSLLVLSLVLSPLLGSEFLPKLDEGNIWLTISMPPSTGLEKTKEIERNIRSVLTSYQEVNLVVSHVGRPDDGTDPKGPNNIEILADLKPKDSWKFSNKEALIADISSKIHQIPGIPTNFSQVIQDSVEEALSGVKGEISVKIFGPDLAVLEEKSDQVATVLNSVQGATDVAAIRISGNSELDITLDRQKLARYGMNVNDVNASVQTALGGTTTNTFYDGDRRFDVTLRLARDYRDSLDDINELPIALPNNAGTIPLGEVADVTIKQGASRVAREGVSRIVAIKANLIDRDQGSFVKEAMAKVKEQVKLPPGYTMTWGGQFENQQRSIKRLKVIVPLSLMLIFVVLFGAFRSVRNALLVLLMIPFSLIGGFAGLALAGLHLSISAAVGFIALAGISVQNGVIMVEQFNHLLLEGRSIAEAVLEGAVVRLRPILMTALMAGLGLLPAALSHGIGSETQRPFAVVIVGGLVTATVFTLLLLPLLFPLFFSEEKYKGDVKGTEPVTGDEQLKPH; the protein is encoded by the coding sequence ATGCTAGAAAAACTCATTACCTTTTCGCTGCAACAACGTACCTTTGTACTGATTGCAACGTTTATCCTCATTGTCGCCGGTATCGTCTCGGTGCAGAACCTGCCAATTGAAGCTTTTCCTGATGTTGAGGACGTACATGTCGGTATCGTGACGCAAGTGCCAGGCTTGGCACCAGAAGAGGTGGAGCGTGTGGTGACGCTGCCGATTGAGCATGGGATGAGTGGTGTGCCGAATTTGTCGCAAATGCGTTCGGTGTCTATTACCGGCTTATCGGTGGTGACACTGACTTTTTCTGAAAAGACCGATGACTATTTTGCCCGTCAGCAAGTGCTGGAAAAACTGCAGGCCGTCAGTCTGCCACCGGGTTACCAGCCTACGCTAGCTCCACTCACTACGGCGGTGGGTGAGATTTACCGCTTCTTGGTAGAGGCGCCTAAAGATATGCCGCAGCGCGAGGTGCGCGCTATTCAGGACTGGCAGATTATCCCAGTGTTGAGAACGGTGCCCGGTGTTGCTGATATTACTAGTTTTGGCGGTGCGGTCAAAGAGTACCAAATCAAGCTGGACCCTTACCTGCTCAAGAAGTACAACCTCAGCATCGATCAAGTTAATCAGGCACTCAACAACGGCAGTAGCAATGTAGGTGGCGGCCTCATGCACCGGGGCGATGAGTCGCTGGTTGTGCGTTCATTAGGTTTATACCGCTCGCTGGATGACATTGCCGAAACGGTGATTGTATCGAGTGCAGGCAAACCTGTCTTGGTGAAAGACGTAGGCGAAGTGGTGATAGGCAATCGTTTCCGCTCAGGTATCGTGGCCTTTAACAATCAGGATGATGTGATTGAAGGCATAGTCTTGATGAACAAAGGCCAGAATCCGGCTAAGGTGATTGAAGCCTTAAAAGCCAAGGTGGACGAGGTAAATGCCAAGTTGCCAGAGGGTGTGAAAATCCGGCCTTTTTATGACCGTACTAGCTTGATTCACCACACCGTACACACCGTGACCGAAAACATGATTGTTGGCGCGATTCTGGTGGTGGCGATTCTTATCATCTTTTTGCGTAACTGGCGTGCCGCGCTTATCGTGGCGGCAATTATTCCGCTGTCGCTGTTGTTTGCCTTTATCGTCATGGATATACGCGGCGTTTCTGCTAACCTGATTTCATTAGGCGCGGTGGACTTCGGTATTATTATCGACAGTGCGGTGGTGCTGGTGGAGGCACTTATGGTGAAACTGTCACTGGCGAAAGTAGATGAGTTCCCCCATCACGGCACGCATTCATGGCGTGTTACCACGCTCAAAAATACGGCGATTGAAATGGGACGCCCTATCCTGTTTTCAAAAGTGATTATTATTCTGGCCTTCCTGCCGATTTTCACGTTCCAGCGCGTAGAAGGTAAAATCTTCTCGCCCATGGCGTTTACCTTGAGTTTTGCTTTGCTAGGCTCAATTTTGCTCACGCTCACCCTAGTGCCAGCGCTCATGTCTTACTTAATGAAGCGCACCGACATGGCTGAAAAACACAGCTCATGGATGCATAACGCACAAGAGTGGTATCGTGGCACCCTGCTCAAGGTGGTGAAGGTACGCATCCCTGTGATTGTGGCATCCGTTTCTTTACTGGTGCTGTCCTTGGTGTTGTCACCATTGTTGGGCTCAGAGTTCTTGCCCAAGCTGGATGAAGGCAATATTTGGCTCACCATCAGCATGCCACCTTCTACCGGCTTAGAAAAAACCAAGGAAATTGAACGCAATATTCGCAGCGTGTTGACCAGCTATCAGGAAGTGAATTTGGTGGTAAGTCATGTTGGGCGGCCTGATGATGGTACCGACCCTAAAGGCCCCAACAATATTGAAATATTGGCGGACTTAAAACCTAAAGACAGCTGGAAGTTTAGTAATAAAGAGGCGCTGATTGCTGATATTTCCAGCAAGATCCATCAAATTCCGGGTATTCCAACCAACTTCTCGCAAGTGATTCAAGATAGCGTGGAAGAGGCCTTGTCTGGTGTTAAAGGCGAGATTTCCGTCAAAATATTTGGCCCGGATCTAGCAGTGCTGGAAGAAAAATCAGACCAAGTGGCCACTGTACTCAATTCGGTGCAAGGTGCTACCGATGTGGCGGCTATCCGTATTTCTGGTAACTCGGAACTGGATATTACTTTAGATCGCCAAAAGCTGGCACGTTACGGCATGAACGTGAATGATGTGAATGCTTCAGTGCAAACGGCATTGGGCGGTACCACGACCAACACATTCTATGATGGCGACCGCCGCTTTGATGTCACGCTACGTTTGGCCAGAGATTACCGCGACTCGTTGGATGATATTAACGAACTGCCAATTGCCTTACCCAATAACGCCGGCACGATTCCTTTAGGGGAAGTGGCTGATGTCACGATTAAGCAAGGCGCATCACGCGTGGCGCGTGAAGGGGTTTCTCGCATTGTGGCAATCAAAGCCAACTTGATAGACCGTGACCAAGGTAGCTTTGTAAAAGAAGCGATGGCCAAGGTGAAGGAGCAAGTCAAGCTACCACCGGGCTATACCATGACCTGGGGTGGTCAGTTCGAGAACCAACAGCGCTCAATCAAGCGCCTCAAGGTGATTGTTCCGCTTTCATTAATGCTGATTTTTGTGGTGTTATTCGGCGCCTTCCGCTCGGTGCGCAACGCACTGCTTGTGTTGTTGATGATTCCGTTCAGCTTGATCGGCGGTTTTGCCGGCTTGGCGTTAGCTGGGTTGCACCTATCTATTTCGGCGGCGGTGGGTTTTATTGCGCTAGCCGGTATATCGGTACAAAACGGCGTCATTATGGTGGAGCAATTTAATCATCTGCTGTTAGAAGGCCGTAGCATCGCAGAAGCTGTGCTGGAAGGTGCGGTGGTACGCTTGCGTCCGATTCTGATGACCGCGCTAATGGCCGGTTTGGGCTTGCTACCAGCAGCACTGTCGCACGGCATCGGCTCAGAAACGCAGCGTCCTTTCGCGGTGGTGATTGTCGGCGGCCTAGTTACCGCTACAGTTTTCACCCTGTTGTTGTTGCCGTTACTGTTCCCGCTGTTCTTTAGTGAAGAAAAATATAAGGGTGATGTAAAAGGCACGGAGCCAGTCACCGGTGATGAGCAATTAAAGCCGCATTAA